One window from the genome of Micromonospora aurantiaca ATCC 27029 encodes:
- a CDS encoding CaiB/BaiF CoA transferase family protein, giving the protein MSGPLRGVLVADFSRILAGPYATMLLADLGADVVKVEAPGGDDTRGWLPPVRDDVATYYLAVNRNKRSLVLDLTDPGDLTLAHRLADRADVLIQNFRPGALRRFGLDHGTVTARNARLVYASISGFGDAGGADLPGYDLMVQAAAGLMSLTGDADGPPYKAGVAVFDVIAGLHAAVGILAALRHREETGRGQHVTVDLLSSALSGLVNHASAYVAGAAAPHRMGNAHPSIVPYEPLPTADGELVVIAGNDGQFRTLCGVLGVPELAGDARFRGNADRVAHRDELRPLLVAALSRRGSADWFAELRAAGVPCSPINSVAEGVALAQGLGLEPVVTTGGVPGIRNPIGLSGAPPRYDLPPPELDEHGAELRAWLAAE; this is encoded by the coding sequence ATGTCGGGTCCGTTGCGCGGGGTGCTGGTCGCCGACTTCTCCCGGATCCTCGCCGGGCCGTACGCGACCATGCTCCTGGCCGACCTCGGCGCCGACGTGGTCAAGGTGGAGGCGCCCGGCGGGGACGACACCCGCGGCTGGCTGCCCCCGGTGCGCGACGACGTGGCCACCTACTACCTGGCGGTCAACCGCAACAAGCGATCGCTGGTGCTCGACCTGACCGATCCCGGCGACCTGACGCTGGCCCACCGGTTGGCCGACCGGGCCGACGTGCTGATCCAGAACTTCCGCCCGGGCGCGCTGCGCCGCTTCGGCCTCGACCACGGCACGGTCACCGCCCGCAACGCCCGCCTGGTGTACGCCTCGATCAGCGGCTTCGGCGACGCCGGGGGCGCCGACCTGCCGGGGTACGACCTCATGGTGCAGGCCGCCGCCGGGCTGATGAGCCTCACCGGGGACGCGGACGGCCCGCCCTACAAGGCCGGGGTGGCGGTGTTCGACGTGATCGCCGGGCTGCACGCGGCGGTCGGGATCCTGGCCGCGCTGCGGCACCGGGAGGAGACCGGTCGCGGGCAGCACGTCACCGTGGACCTGCTCTCCTCGGCGTTGTCCGGGCTGGTCAACCACGCCAGCGCGTACGTCGCGGGTGCGGCGGCGCCGCACCGGATGGGCAACGCGCACCCGAGCATCGTGCCGTACGAGCCGCTGCCCACCGCCGACGGCGAGCTGGTGGTGATCGCCGGGAACGACGGCCAGTTCCGTACCCTCTGCGGGGTGCTCGGCGTGCCGGAGCTGGCCGGCGACGCGCGGTTCCGCGGCAACGCCGACCGGGTCGCGCACCGCGACGAGCTGCGGCCGCTGCTGGTGGCGGCGCTGTCCCGGCGCGGCAGCGCGGACTGGTTCGCCGAGCTGCGTGCCGCGGGCGTGCCGTGCAGCCCGATCAACTCGGTGGCCGAGGGGGTGGCGCTGGCTCAAGGGCTCGGCCTGGAGCCGGTGGTGACGACCGGCGGGGTACCGGGGATCCGGAATCCGATCGGCCTGTCTGGGGCGCCACCTCGCTACGACCTGCCGCCGCCGGAGCTGGACGAGCACGGCGCCGAACTGCGCGCCTGGCTCGCCGCGGAGTGA
- a CDS encoding FUSC family protein — protein MRDVGLTGHRRLRTYFLVAVQAGLAAALAWTVAREVLGNPDPTFAPAAAVSVIAASLGNRTRRTVELVAGVVLGIVVGDLLVSLLGTGPWQTGVIVFLAVTAAVLVRGTGALVTQAGGTAVLVATLTPVSPDLELPRTVNALVGGVVGLLVVLVIAPLNPLRAVRRVADPALDRFACQMTASAEALARADVRAADEVLARMRAAEAELDQIDEMVTAADEVVRFSPVRWRRRRALAAYRHGAEHLDRAFRNSRGMVRRIGTTLRDREPVPPQLPAALEHFSEAIRLLHREFLAAEEPVAARERVLRAVRDAGEACRQDIGFSGTIVVSQLRTVANDLLRATGVPPDEARRLVRRAAAAR, from the coding sequence GTGCGTGATGTGGGTCTGACCGGTCACCGGAGGCTGCGGACGTACTTCCTCGTGGCGGTCCAGGCCGGCCTGGCCGCCGCGCTGGCCTGGACGGTCGCCCGGGAGGTGCTCGGCAACCCGGACCCGACGTTCGCGCCGGCCGCGGCGGTGAGCGTCATCGCCGCCTCGCTCGGCAACCGCACCCGGCGGACCGTGGAGCTGGTGGCCGGTGTCGTGCTCGGCATCGTCGTCGGTGACCTGCTGGTGAGTCTCCTGGGCACCGGGCCGTGGCAGACCGGCGTGATCGTGTTCCTGGCGGTCACCGCGGCGGTGCTCGTCCGCGGCACCGGCGCGCTCGTCACCCAGGCCGGCGGTACGGCGGTCCTGGTCGCCACGCTGACCCCGGTGTCGCCCGACCTGGAGCTGCCCCGGACCGTCAACGCGCTCGTCGGCGGTGTGGTCGGCCTGCTCGTGGTGCTGGTGATCGCGCCGTTGAACCCGCTGCGCGCGGTCCGCCGCGTCGCCGACCCGGCGCTCGACAGGTTCGCGTGCCAGATGACCGCGTCGGCGGAGGCGCTGGCGCGGGCCGACGTGCGCGCGGCCGACGAGGTGCTGGCCCGGATGCGCGCCGCCGAGGCGGAGCTGGACCAGATCGACGAGATGGTCACCGCCGCCGACGAGGTGGTGCGGTTCTCCCCGGTGCGCTGGCGGCGACGGCGGGCCCTGGCCGCGTACCGGCACGGCGCCGAGCACCTGGACCGGGCGTTCCGCAACAGCCGCGGCATGGTCCGCCGGATCGGCACCACGTTGCGGGACCGGGAGCCGGTGCCGCCGCAGCTACCAGCCGCGCTCGAGCACTTCAGCGAGGCGATCCGGCTGCTGCACCGGGAGTTCCTGGCCGCCGAGGAGCCGGTCGCCGCCCGGGAGCGGGTGCTGCGCGCGGTGCGCGACGCGGGCGAGGCGTGCCGGCAGGACATCGGCTTCTCCGGCACCATCGTGGTCTCGCAGTTGCGGACCGTCGCCAACGACCTGCTGCGCGCCACGGGCGTGCCGCCGGACGAGGCCCGCCGGCTCGTCCGCCGGGCGGCCGCGGCCCGCTGA
- a CDS encoding D-arabinono-1,4-lactone oxidase: MTREFVNWSGSLRFTPADRAEPADEAEVCDLVRRARATGATIRPVGSGHSSSPLVRTDGILLGLDRLSGVISDDGRLATAWAGTKLRALGEGLYDAGLAMDNLGDVDYQSIAGATATGTHGTGIGFGNLSTQVTGVRLVTGTGDVLDVDARRNPDLLPAVRLSLGALGVITRITLDVQPTYQLHRRSWCTHLDWTLDHLAELQHTNRNMDFYWYPRSDRTQIRVINRIDTDAAPDRADVRLPDGEPRQSQVGPTHRTIPRDRELRFEEIEYMLPSEAFPACFAEVRRRVRDRHRRVAAWRVLVRTIAADDIWLSNAYGRPTTTIACLQNTSLPYEEYFRDVEAVFRHYGGRPHWGKKHWLGAGELRPLFPRWDDFQAVRRRLDPDGVFLTPDLARLLEEQ; the protein is encoded by the coding sequence GTGACACGCGAATTCGTGAACTGGTCCGGCAGTCTCCGCTTCACGCCGGCGGACCGGGCCGAGCCGGCCGACGAGGCCGAGGTGTGCGACCTGGTGCGCCGTGCCCGGGCCACCGGCGCCACCATCCGTCCGGTCGGTTCGGGGCACTCGTCCAGCCCGCTGGTGCGTACCGACGGGATCCTGCTCGGCCTGGACCGGCTGTCCGGCGTGATCTCCGACGACGGGCGGCTCGCGACCGCGTGGGCCGGCACCAAGCTCCGGGCGCTCGGTGAGGGGCTCTACGACGCCGGGCTGGCCATGGACAACCTGGGTGACGTCGACTACCAGTCGATCGCCGGGGCGACCGCCACCGGCACCCACGGCACCGGCATCGGCTTCGGGAACCTGAGCACCCAGGTCACCGGCGTACGCCTGGTCACCGGCACCGGCGACGTGCTGGACGTGGACGCGCGCCGCAACCCGGACCTGCTGCCCGCCGTCCGTCTCTCCCTCGGCGCGCTGGGCGTGATCACCCGGATCACGCTCGACGTGCAGCCGACCTATCAGCTGCACCGCCGTTCCTGGTGCACGCACCTCGACTGGACCCTGGACCACCTCGCCGAGCTCCAGCACACCAACCGCAACATGGACTTCTACTGGTACCCGCGCAGCGACCGGACGCAGATCCGGGTGATCAACCGCATCGACACGGACGCCGCGCCGGACCGGGCGGACGTCCGGTTGCCGGACGGCGAGCCCCGGCAGAGCCAGGTCGGGCCGACCCACCGCACCATTCCCCGGGACCGGGAGCTGCGCTTCGAGGAGATCGAGTACATGCTGCCGTCGGAGGCGTTCCCGGCGTGCTTCGCCGAGGTACGCCGCCGGGTGCGCGACCGGCACCGCCGGGTGGCCGCCTGGCGGGTGCTGGTGCGCACCATCGCCGCGGACGACATCTGGCTCAGCAACGCCTACGGCCGGCCCACCACCACGATCGCCTGCCTGCAGAACACCTCACTGCCGTACGAGGAGTACTTCCGGGACGTGGAGGCGGTGTTCCGGCACTACGGCGGGCGCCCGCACTGGGGCAAGAAGCACTGGCTCGGCGCGGGGGAACTGCGTCCCCTCTTTCCCCGCTGGGACGACTTCCAGGCGGTGCGCCGCCGGCTCGACCCGGACGGGGTGTTCCTCACGCCGGACCTGGCCCGGCTGCTGGAGGAGCAGTGA
- a CDS encoding sensory rhodopsin transducer, translating into MSAPVGARVWVVPGGHVPFPAHGPEPAFTAFDQLCVLNAGDRDAAVELDFYYQDTEPVGPYRLLVGARRIRHVRVNDLIDPEAVRLDRPYGCVLRSPVPVVVQFLRQDTRLPGVVALTGTMAYPG; encoded by the coding sequence GTGAGCGCGCCCGTCGGCGCCCGGGTCTGGGTGGTGCCCGGCGGGCACGTGCCGTTCCCCGCGCACGGCCCGGAACCGGCGTTCACCGCCTTCGACCAGCTCTGCGTGCTCAACGCAGGTGACCGGGACGCCGCTGTGGAACTGGACTTCTACTACCAGGACACCGAGCCGGTGGGGCCGTACCGGCTGCTGGTCGGCGCCCGCCGCATCCGGCACGTCCGGGTCAACGACCTGATCGATCCGGAGGCCGTGCGGCTGGACCGGCCGTACGGCTGCGTGCTGCGCTCCCCGGTGCCGGTGGTGGTGCAGTTCCTGCGCCAGGACACCCGGCTGCCCGGTGTGGTGGCGCTGACCGGCACGATGGCGTACCCCGGATGA